A region from the Cyprinus carpio isolate SPL01 chromosome A8, ASM1834038v1, whole genome shotgun sequence genome encodes:
- the LOC109112133 gene encoding sodium- and chloride-dependent taurine transporter-like, with the protein MAQKEKLQCLKDFHKDTLKPSPGKSPGTRPEDEAEGKAPQREKWASKLDFVLSVAGGFVGLGNVWRFPYLCYKNGGGAFLIPYFIFLFGGGLPVFFLEVALGQFTSEGGITCWGKLCPIFTGIGYASIVIVSLLNIYYIVILAWGLYYLLQCFQHELPWARCRHSWNTGNCVEDTVRKNKTLWPSTNLTSPVTEFWERNVLSISSGIDEVGGLKWELALCLLAVWIICFFCIWKGVKSTGKVVYFTATFPFLMLIVLLVRGVTLPGAAEGIKFYLYPNLTRLKDPEVWIDAGTQIFFSYAICLGAMTSLGSYNKYKYNCYRDCMLLGCLNSGTSFVSGFAIFSVLGFMAQEQGVAIADVAESGPGLAFIAYPKAVTMMPLPTVWAILFFIMLLLLGLDSQFVEVEGQITSLVDLYPSLLRKGYRREIFIAVICLISYLLGLTMVTKGGMYVFQLFDYYAANFTTVCLLWVAFFECVAVAWVYGADNFYDAIEDMIGYRPNSWMKWSWMLITPVLCVGCFVFSLVKYKPLTYNKFYKYPDWSIGLGWALALTSMICIPMMIIYFFIRKSSNQTAR; encoded by the exons ATGGCACAGAAGGAAAAGTTGCAGTGTCTCAAAGATTTCCATAAGGACACGTTGAAGCCGTCCCCTGGTAAGAGCCCCGGCACGCGTCCCGAAGACGAGGCGGAGGGCAAAGCACCACAGCGGGAGAAATGGGCCAGCAAGCTGGATTTCGTTCTCTCCGTGGCAGGAGGTTTCGTCGGGTTAGGCAACGTTTGGCGTTTCCCGTACCTCTGCTACAAGAATGGCGGAG GTGCATTTCTCATCCCCTACTTCATATTTCTGTTTGGTGGAGGTTTGCCCGTCTTCTTCCTGGAGGTGGCGCTCGGCCAGTTCACCTCTGAGGGAGGGATCACCTGCTGGGGGAAGCTCTGCCCCATTTTCACTG GAATCGGCTACGCCTCGATCGTGATCGTGTCCCTGCTGAACATCTACTACATCGTGATCCTGGCGTGGGGTCTGTACTACCTGCTGCAGTGTTTCCAGCACGAGCTGCCCTGGGCTCGCTGCAGGCACAGCTGGAACACCGGGAACTGCGTAGAGGACACCGTCCGCAAGAACAAAACCCTCTGGCCCTCCACCAACCTCACCTCGCCGGTCACCGAATTCTGGGA GCGGAACGTCCTCAGCATCTCTTCAGGGATCGACGAGGTCGGTGGTCTGAAGTGGGAGCTGGCGCTGTGCCTGCTGGCCGTCTGGATCATCTGCTTCTTCTGCATCTGGAAAGGAGTCAAATCCACCGGCAag GTGGTCTATTTCACAGCGACGTTTCCTTTCCTCATGCTGATTGTGCTGCTGGTTCGCGGTGTGACTCTGCCTGGTGCTGCCGAGGGCATCAAGTTTTACCTTTACCCCAATCTGACCCGCCTCAAAGATCCTGAG GTGTGGATTGATGCAGGCACTCAGATCTTTTTCTCTTATGCTATTTGTCTTGGTGCAATGACATCACTGGGAAGCTACAACAAGTACAAGTATAACTGTTACAG gGACTGCATGCTGCTCGGATGCCTGAACAGCGGTACCAGTTTTGTGTCAGGCTTTGCCATCTTCTCCGTCCTGGGGTTCATGGCTCAGGAGCAGGGCGTGGCCATCGCCGATGTGGCCGAATCAG GTCCTGGTCTGGCCTTCATTGCGTATCCAAAGGCCGTCACAATGATGCCACTGCCCACGGTCTGGGCCATACTTTTCTTCATAATGCTTCTGCTGCTGGGCCTAGACAGTCAG TTTGTGGAAGTGGAGGGTCAGATCACCTCTCTGGTGGACCTGTACCCATCCCTCCTAAGGAAGGGATACCGGAGAGAAATCTTCATCGCTGTGATCTGCCTCATCAGTTACCTGCTGGGACTCACCATGGTCACTAAA ggtGGCATGTACGTCTTCCAGCTGTTTGACTACTACGCCGCCAACTTCACCACTGTGTGCCTTCTCTGGGTTGCATTCTTTGAATGTGTTGCAGTAGCCTGGGTTTACG GGGCTGATAATTTCTACGATGCTATAGAGGACATGATCGGCTACAGACCCAACAGCTGGATGAAATGGAGCTGGATGCTGATCACACCCGTGCTTTGTGTT GGTTGTTTTGTCTTTTCATTGGTGAAATACAAGCCGCTCACCTATAACAAGTTCTACAAGTATCCTGATTGGTCCATTGGATTGGGTTGGGCTCTTGCGCTGACTTCTATGATATGCATCCCGATGatgatcatatatttttttattagaaaatcaTCCAATCAGACGGCTCGCTGA